One stretch of Vogesella indigofera DNA includes these proteins:
- a CDS encoding class I SAM-dependent methyltransferase gives MPGYQVKFESVLIGDTRYPIRSLLDGNQYHDPDGAAAAAGIPEAAWPLFGLVWPSARIMADAMLSKNICGKRILEVGCGLGLASLVLQQRGGDITASDCHPLTDSFLQHNAQRCGLPAVPYQNGNWGTANPALGKFDLIIGSDLLYDRELPSQLAGFLDRHCADNAEVIVLDPGRGNKNAFTRAMQARGYRFSERAAARQQNSGEAYKGHFLTYTRGRIDS, from the coding sequence ATGCCCGGCTATCAGGTCAAATTCGAATCCGTGCTCATCGGAGACACCCGCTATCCCATCCGCTCGCTGCTGGATGGCAACCAGTACCACGATCCCGACGGCGCCGCCGCCGCGGCCGGCATTCCGGAAGCAGCGTGGCCGCTGTTCGGGCTGGTGTGGCCGTCGGCACGCATCATGGCCGACGCCATGCTCAGCAAGAACATCTGCGGCAAGCGCATCCTGGAAGTCGGCTGCGGCCTGGGGCTGGCCAGCCTGGTGCTGCAGCAGCGCGGCGGCGACATCACCGCCAGCGACTGCCACCCGCTGACCGACAGCTTCCTGCAGCACAACGCGCAGCGCTGCGGCCTGCCGGCGGTGCCGTACCAGAACGGTAACTGGGGCACCGCCAATCCGGCGCTGGGCAAGTTCGACCTGATCATCGGCAGCGACCTGCTCTACGACCGCGAGCTGCCGTCGCAGCTGGCCGGCTTTCTCGACCGCCACTGCGCCGATAACGCCGAGGTGATCGTGCTCGACCCCGGCCGCGGCAACAAGAATGCGTTCACCCGCGCGATGCAGGCACGCGGCTACCGCTTCAGCGAGCGCGCGGCGGCACGGCAGCAGAACAGCGGCGAGGCCTACAAGGGCCACTTCCTGACCTACACCCGCGGCCGCATCGACAGCTGA
- a CDS encoding CmpA/NrtA family ABC transporter substrate-binding protein encodes MEKRHELDLHPHAAGNERRDFLKGALSLMASTALPAGFATSAFAAATGKPEKTEVKVGFIPLTDCASVIVASKLGFDKKYGITIVPSKEASWAAVRDKLVNGELDASHALYGMIYGVHLGIGGPKKDMAVLMTLNQNGQGITLSNQLKEKGATSGPALAKLIKAEPREYTFAQTFPTGTHAMWLYYWLAAHGVNPLSDVKTIVVPPPQMVANMRVDNMDGYCVGEPWNARAIADGIGFSVATTQQIWPDHPEKVLGTTGEWVKKYPNTARALVAALLDASRYIDEVKNRASVARLIAEKAYVNAPEAVIAGRFAGAYEDGLGKKWQDPKLMKFFDGGKVNFPYLSDGMWFLTQHKRWGLLKTDPDYLAVAKQINQIAIYKDAAAMARVALPASDMRASKLIDGVVWDGKNPAAYAASFKIKA; translated from the coding sequence ATGGAAAAGCGTCACGAACTCGATCTCCACCCGCATGCGGCGGGCAACGAACGCCGCGACTTCCTCAAGGGAGCCTTGTCACTGATGGCCTCAACCGCCTTGCCTGCCGGCTTTGCCACCTCCGCCTTTGCCGCGGCCACCGGCAAACCCGAAAAGACCGAAGTCAAAGTCGGTTTCATCCCGCTGACCGACTGCGCCTCGGTGATCGTCGCGTCGAAGCTGGGCTTCGACAAGAAGTACGGCATCACCATCGTGCCGTCGAAGGAGGCTAGCTGGGCCGCGGTGCGCGACAAGCTGGTCAACGGCGAGCTGGACGCCTCGCACGCGCTGTACGGCATGATCTACGGCGTGCACCTGGGCATCGGCGGCCCGAAGAAGGACATGGCGGTGCTGATGACGCTGAACCAGAACGGGCAGGGCATCACGCTCTCCAACCAGCTGAAGGAGAAGGGCGCCACCAGCGGCCCGGCGCTGGCGAAACTGATCAAGGCCGAGCCGCGTGAGTACACCTTCGCGCAGACCTTCCCCACCGGCACCCACGCCATGTGGCTGTACTACTGGCTGGCGGCGCACGGCGTCAATCCGCTGTCGGATGTAAAAACTATCGTGGTGCCGCCGCCGCAGATGGTGGCCAATATGCGCGTCGACAATATGGACGGTTACTGTGTCGGCGAGCCGTGGAACGCGCGCGCCATCGCCGACGGCATCGGCTTCTCGGTGGCCACCACGCAGCAGATCTGGCCGGATCACCCGGAAAAGGTGCTCGGCACCACCGGCGAGTGGGTGAAGAAGTACCCCAATACCGCGCGCGCACTGGTGGCGGCACTGCTGGACGCCTCGCGCTACATCGACGAGGTGAAGAACCGCGCCAGCGTCGCCAGGCTGATTGCAGAGAAGGCCTACGTCAATGCGCCGGAAGCGGTGATCGCCGGCCGCTTTGCCGGTGCCTACGAGGATGGCCTCGGCAAGAAGTGGCAGGACCCGAAACTGATGAAGTTCTTCGACGGCGGCAAGGTCAACTTCCCCTACCTGTCCGACGGCATGTGGTTCCTCACCCAGCACAAGCGCTGGGGCTTGCTGAAGACCGACCCCGACTACCTGGCGGTGGCGAAGCAGATCAACCAGATCGCCATCTACAAGGACGCGGCGGCGATGGCCAGGGTGGCGCTGCCGGCCAGCGACATGCGTGCCAGCAAGCTGATTGACGGCGTGGTGTGGGACGGCAAGAACCCGGCTGCCTACGCCGCCAGCTTCAAGATCAAGGCCTGA
- a CDS encoding nitrate/nitrite transporter has product MSKDFWKAGHTPTLLVSFLYFDLSFMVWYILGPLAIQIAEALQLSAQQRGLMVATPILAGALLRFGMGLLVDRFSPKFAGILGQVVVMLALGFAWLHGIQSLSQALLLGVFLGVAGAAFAVSLPLASQWYPPEHQGKAMGIAGAGNSGTVFAALLAPTLAALYGWENVFGLAVLPLGVVFVLFCLFAKNAPQRPKPKALADYLRVLGDKDSWWFMFFYCVTFGGFAGLASALPGYFHDQYGLNAVTAGYYTAACVFAGSLMRPLGGALADRIGGIRTLLVMYTAAALLIAVVGFNLPQVNVALALFVGAMLALGSGNGAVFQLVPQRFRKEIGVMTGLIGMAGGIGGFLLAAGLGLVKQHTGNYQLGLWLFASLGVVAWIGLHGVKLRWRTTWGASNVTAARV; this is encoded by the coding sequence ATGAGCAAGGACTTCTGGAAGGCAGGCCATACCCCGACACTGCTGGTGTCGTTCCTCTATTTCGACCTCAGCTTCATGGTGTGGTACATCCTCGGGCCCTTGGCGATCCAGATCGCCGAGGCCTTGCAGCTGTCGGCGCAGCAGCGTGGGCTGATGGTGGCGACGCCGATCCTGGCCGGTGCCCTGCTGCGCTTCGGCATGGGCCTGCTGGTGGACCGCTTCTCACCGAAATTCGCCGGCATCCTCGGCCAGGTGGTGGTGATGCTGGCGCTGGGCTTTGCCTGGCTGCACGGCATCCAGTCGCTGTCACAGGCGTTGCTGCTGGGGGTGTTCCTCGGCGTCGCCGGTGCCGCCTTCGCGGTGTCGCTGCCGCTGGCGTCGCAGTGGTATCCGCCCGAGCACCAGGGCAAGGCGATGGGCATCGCCGGTGCCGGCAACTCCGGTACCGTGTTTGCCGCGCTCTTGGCGCCAACGTTGGCCGCACTCTATGGTTGGGAAAACGTGTTCGGCCTCGCGGTGCTGCCGCTGGGGGTGGTGTTCGTGCTGTTCTGCCTGTTTGCCAAGAACGCGCCGCAGCGCCCCAAGCCCAAAGCGCTGGCCGACTACCTGCGCGTGCTGGGCGACAAGGACAGCTGGTGGTTCATGTTCTTCTACTGTGTCACCTTCGGCGGCTTTGCCGGCCTCGCCAGCGCGCTGCCGGGCTACTTCCATGACCAGTACGGCCTGAACGCCGTCACCGCCGGCTACTACACCGCCGCCTGCGTGTTTGCCGGCTCGCTGATGCGGCCGCTGGGCGGCGCGCTGGCCGACCGTATCGGCGGCATCCGCACCCTGCTGGTGATGTACACCGCGGCGGCGCTGCTGATCGCGGTGGTCGGCTTCAACCTGCCGCAGGTCAACGTGGCGCTGGCGCTGTTTGTCGGTGCGATGCTGGCACTGGGCAGCGGCAACGGCGCGGTGTTCCAGCTGGTGCCGCAGCGCTTCCGCAAGGAAATCGGGGTGATGACCGGCCTGATCGGCATGGCCGGCGGCATCGGCGGCTTCCTGCTCGCCGCCGGTCTCGGCCTCGTCAAGCAGCACACCGGCAACTACCAGCTCGGGCTGTGGCTGTTCGCCAGCCTCGGCGTGGTGGCGTGGATCGGCCTGCACGGCGTGAAACTGCGCTGGCGCACCACCTGGGGCGCCAGCAACGTGACCGCGGCGCGGGTATAA
- the ntrB gene encoding nitrate ABC transporter permease, with protein sequence MSTAETFSPTLAAGPVATAARSARPRKRKTLLAAAPPSLQPLVRFIRWLVPPLLGLIAFVLLWSLVSQVSRGSLPGPVSTWASATELFADPFYQNGPNDQGIGWNILMSLGRVGVGFGLAAVVGIPLGFMIGRFDFLSRMTAPVISLLRPVSPLAWLPIGLLVFKAASPASIWVIFISSIWPMILNTAAGVRAVPQDYLNVARVLRLSEWKVFSVILLPAVLPHMLTGVRLAIGTAWLVIVAAEMLTGGVGLGFWVWDEWNNLNVEHILIAIFVVGLVGLALEQALVWLAKKASFGQGE encoded by the coding sequence ATGAGTACTGCCGAAACTTTCTCGCCAACGTTGGCCGCAGGCCCGGTCGCCACCGCTGCGCGCAGCGCCCGCCCGCGCAAGCGCAAGACCCTGCTCGCCGCGGCGCCGCCGTCGCTGCAACCGCTGGTGCGCTTCATCCGCTGGCTGGTGCCGCCGCTGCTGGGGCTGATCGCCTTCGTGCTGCTGTGGTCGCTGGTGTCGCAGGTCAGCCGCGGCAGCCTGCCGGGGCCGGTCAGCACCTGGGCGTCGGCCACCGAGCTGTTCGCCGATCCGTTCTACCAGAATGGCCCCAACGACCAGGGCATAGGCTGGAACATCCTGATGTCGCTGGGCCGCGTCGGCGTCGGTTTCGGCCTTGCCGCCGTGGTCGGCATTCCGCTGGGCTTCATGATCGGCCGCTTCGATTTCCTGTCGCGGATGACGGCGCCGGTGATCAGCCTGCTGCGCCCGGTGTCGCCGCTGGCGTGGCTGCCGATCGGCCTCTTGGTGTTCAAGGCCGCCAGTCCGGCGTCGATCTGGGTGATCTTCATCTCCAGCATCTGGCCGATGATCCTCAACACCGCCGCCGGCGTGCGCGCGGTGCCGCAGGATTACCTGAACGTGGCACGCGTGCTGCGGCTGTCGGAGTGGAAGGTGTTCAGCGTCATCCTGCTGCCGGCGGTGCTGCCGCACATGCTCACCGGCGTGCGGCTGGCGATCGGCACCGCCTGGCTGGTGATCGTGGCGGCGGAGATGCTCACCGGCGGCGTGGGGCTGGGCTTCTGGGTGTGGGACGAATGGAACAACCTGAATGTGGAGCACATCCTGATCGCCATCTTCGTGGTCGGTCTGGTGGGGCTGGCGCTGGAACAGGCACTGGTATGGCTGGCGAAGAAGGCCAGCTTCGGACAGGGAGAGTGA
- a CDS encoding bifunctional protein-serine/threonine kinase/phosphatase: MSLQLAVGHASDAGRRERNEDALGWSVPQDGLLTSKGALFALADGVSGCADGRLAAQSTIRAVCADYYATPETWAVSSALDRLLAAHNRWLRSQGKPLVATLSALVLRGHRYTVAHVGDCRVYRLSQGRLTQLTVDHVWEEASLSHVLKRGMGLDEHVMPDFCDGDLHAGDVFVLLCDGVWQALGDKRIDEILHLHLDVQRAASVLCETALAAGAQDNLSALVLRVEALPQGALADELARANSLPLPPKLRDGQPFEGLTVVASLHASPGGLAYRVADAAGRHWVLKTLPPLLAGDQGAEQALLVEEWLQKRISSPYFAEVATGVERQHLYYLQRWHDGETLAARLAQQRFGISEVVAIGLALCRAMSALHRLGIVHRDIKPDNVHLGRDGQLRLLDLGVAYCAGLTPEHDGPGPGTASYMAPERFAGGKASSSSDLYAAGVTLYQLLTGRYPYGEIEAFQNPHFDAPQPASRQRPDVPLWLDNLLLKAVAREPGQRFETSEEMQLALERGDSVPQRRLQRVPWAERAPLRLWRTLALVSLLLNLLLLYALLLH; the protein is encoded by the coding sequence ATGAGCTTGCAACTTGCCGTCGGCCACGCCAGTGACGCCGGCCGCCGTGAACGCAACGAGGACGCGCTGGGCTGGAGCGTGCCGCAGGACGGGCTGCTGACCAGCAAGGGCGCGCTGTTCGCGCTGGCCGACGGCGTCTCCGGCTGTGCCGACGGCCGCCTGGCGGCGCAGTCCACCATCCGCGCGGTGTGCGCCGACTACTACGCCACGCCGGAAACGTGGGCGGTGTCGTCGGCGCTGGACCGGCTGCTGGCGGCGCACAACCGCTGGCTGCGCTCGCAGGGCAAGCCGCTGGTGGCGACGCTGTCGGCGCTGGTGCTGCGCGGCCACCGCTACACCGTTGCCCACGTCGGCGACTGCCGCGTCTACCGATTAAGCCAGGGCCGGCTGACGCAGCTGACCGTCGATCACGTGTGGGAGGAGGCGTCGTTGTCGCACGTGCTCAAGCGCGGCATGGGGCTGGACGAGCACGTGATGCCGGATTTCTGCGACGGCGACCTGCACGCCGGTGACGTGTTCGTGCTGCTGTGCGACGGCGTGTGGCAGGCGCTGGGCGACAAGCGCATCGACGAGATCCTGCACCTGCATCTGGACGTGCAGCGCGCCGCCAGCGTGCTGTGCGAGACGGCGCTGGCCGCCGGCGCGCAGGACAACCTGTCGGCGCTGGTGCTGCGGGTGGAGGCGCTGCCGCAGGGCGCACTGGCCGACGAGCTGGCGCGCGCTAACAGCCTGCCGCTGCCGCCGAAACTGCGCGACGGCCAGCCGTTCGAGGGGCTGACGGTGGTGGCCAGCCTGCACGCCTCGCCCGGCGGGCTGGCCTATCGCGTCGCCGACGCCGCCGGACGGCACTGGGTACTGAAGACGCTGCCGCCGCTGCTGGCCGGCGACCAGGGCGCGGAGCAGGCGCTGCTGGTGGAGGAGTGGCTGCAGAAACGCATCAGCTCGCCGTACTTTGCCGAGGTCGCCACCGGCGTCGAACGCCAGCACCTGTACTACCTGCAGCGCTGGCACGACGGCGAAACGTTGGCCGCAAGGCTGGCGCAGCAGCGTTTCGGCATCAGCGAGGTGGTCGCCATCGGCCTCGCGCTGTGCCGTGCGATGTCGGCGCTGCACCGCCTCGGCATCGTGCACCGCGACATCAAACCGGACAACGTGCACCTCGGTCGTGACGGTCAGCTGCGGCTGCTCGACCTCGGCGTCGCCTACTGTGCCGGGCTGACGCCGGAGCACGACGGCCCCGGCCCCGGCACCGCCAGCTACATGGCACCGGAGCGCTTCGCCGGTGGTAAGGCGAGCAGCAGCAGCGACCTGTACGCCGCCGGCGTCACCCTCTACCAGCTGCTGACCGGCCGCTATCCCTACGGCGAGATCGAGGCGTTCCAGAACCCGCATTTCGACGCGCCGCAGCCGGCGTCGCGCCAGCGTCCGGACGTGCCGCTGTGGCTGGACAACCTGCTGCTGAAGGCGGTGGCACGCGAGCCGGGGCAGCGCTTCGAGACTTCCGAGGAAATGCAGCTGGCGCTGGAGCGCGGCGACAGCGTGCCGCAGCGCCGCCTGCAGCGCGTGCCGTGGGCGGAGCGGGCGCCGCTGCGGCTGTGGCGCACGCTGGCGCTGGTTTCGCTGCTGCTGAATCTGCTGTTGCTGTACGCGCTGTTGTTGCATTGA
- a CDS encoding DNA-3-methyladenine glycosylase I, with the protein MTTLQRCGWCSDDPLYIAYHDTEWGQPVHDDRKLFEMLVLEGAQAGLSWITILRKRDNYRRAFHHFDPQRVAAMDEADVERLLQDAGIVRNRLKINSAIRNARVFLAMQQKHGSFARWLWDHVDGQPLQNRWASLGECPASTELSDRISKALKKEGMNFVGSTVIYAFLQATGVVNDHLCNCPQHPQHRQHDA; encoded by the coding sequence ATGACCACCCTGCAACGCTGCGGCTGGTGCAGCGACGACCCACTGTACATCGCCTACCACGACACCGAATGGGGACAACCGGTACACGACGACCGCAAGCTGTTCGAGATGCTGGTGCTGGAAGGCGCCCAGGCCGGGCTGTCGTGGATCACTATCCTGCGCAAGCGCGACAACTACCGCCGCGCCTTCCACCACTTCGATCCGCAGCGGGTGGCGGCGATGGACGAGGCCGACGTCGAGCGGCTGCTGCAGGATGCCGGCATCGTGCGCAACCGGCTGAAGATCAACAGCGCAATCCGCAACGCCCGCGTTTTTCTTGCAATGCAGCAAAAACATGGCAGCTTTGCACGCTGGTTGTGGGATCATGTCGACGGCCAGCCGCTGCAAAACCGATGGGCCAGCCTGGGCGAATGCCCGGCCAGCACCGAATTGTCCGACCGCATCAGCAAGGCACTGAAAAAGGAAGGTATGAATTTTGTCGGCAGCACGGTGATCTACGCCTTCCTGCAGGCCACCGGCGTGGTCAACGACCATCTCTGCAACTGCCCGCAGCACCCGCAACACCGCCAGCACGACGCGTAA
- a CDS encoding ANTAR domain-containing response regulator, giving the protein MLTVMLVKDGSGKAASLRTLLEQAGVRVVAEVEANLHLADVLAAARPDVVLIDSDAPSRDMLEQVCVMGAQSERPVVMFTDDGSRDTIRAALSAGVAAYVVGDVESSRIQPLLEVAIERHQIDVSRRAELADAQKQLADRKVVEKAKGLLMEMKGLDEATAYKQLRERAMKQQKKLAEVAQEIISLAEWLKS; this is encoded by the coding sequence GTGCTGACAGTCATGCTGGTGAAAGACGGTTCCGGCAAGGCCGCGTCGTTGCGGACGCTGCTGGAGCAGGCTGGCGTGCGCGTGGTGGCCGAGGTGGAGGCGAACCTGCATCTGGCCGACGTGCTGGCGGCGGCGCGTCCGGACGTGGTGCTGATCGATAGCGATGCACCATCGCGCGACATGCTGGAGCAGGTGTGCGTGATGGGCGCGCAGAGCGAGCGGCCGGTGGTGATGTTCACCGATGACGGCAGCCGCGACACCATCCGCGCCGCGCTCAGCGCCGGCGTCGCCGCCTATGTGGTCGGCGACGTGGAAAGCAGCCGCATCCAGCCGCTGCTGGAGGTGGCGATCGAGCGTCACCAGATCGACGTGTCGCGCCGCGCCGAGCTGGCCGACGCGCAAAAGCAGCTGGCCGACCGCAAGGTGGTGGAAAAGGCCAAGGGCCTGCTGATGGAGATGAAGGGGCTGGACGAGGCGACCGCCTACAAGCAGCTGCGCGAACGGGCGATGAAGCAGCAGAAGAAGCTGGCCGAGGTGGCGCAGGAGATCATCAGCTTGGCGGAGTGGCTGAAAAGCTGA
- a CDS encoding ABC transporter ATP-binding protein — MERFVELENVQKHFDTKKGRFVALQDINLTIRQGEVVSLIGHSGCGKSTVLNIIAGLLEPSDGIALCNGREIDGPGPERAVVFQNHSLLPWLSCYGNILLAVERVFGAKESKAQLAARTDAALALVGLGHARDKHPHEISGGMKQRVGIARALAMEPKVLLMDEPFGALDALTRANLQDEMVKIVDATGSTVVMVTHDVDEAVLLSDRIVMMTNGPAATVGEILEVQLPRPRNRLALAGDADYHRYRGAVLDFLYQKHRKEAA; from the coding sequence ATGGAACGCTTCGTCGAGCTGGAAAACGTGCAAAAGCACTTCGATACCAAGAAAGGCCGCTTCGTCGCGCTGCAGGATATCAACCTCACCATCCGCCAGGGCGAAGTGGTGTCGCTGATCGGCCACTCCGGCTGCGGCAAGTCCACGGTGCTCAACATCATCGCCGGCTTGCTGGAGCCGTCCGACGGCATCGCGCTGTGCAACGGTCGCGAGATCGACGGCCCCGGCCCCGAGCGCGCGGTGGTGTTCCAGAACCACAGCCTGCTGCCGTGGCTGTCCTGCTACGGCAACATCCTGCTGGCGGTGGAGCGCGTGTTCGGCGCCAAAGAGAGCAAGGCGCAGCTGGCCGCGCGCACCGACGCCGCGCTGGCGCTGGTGGGGCTGGGCCATGCCCGCGACAAGCACCCGCACGAGATCTCCGGCGGCATGAAGCAGCGGGTCGGCATCGCCCGCGCGCTGGCGATGGAGCCGAAGGTGCTGCTGATGGACGAGCCGTTCGGCGCGCTGGACGCGCTGACCCGCGCCAACCTGCAGGACGAGATGGTGAAGATCGTCGATGCCACCGGCAGTACCGTGGTGATGGTGACCCACGACGTGGACGAGGCGGTGCTGCTGTCCGACCGCATCGTGATGATGACCAACGGCCCGGCGGCCACCGTCGGCGAGATCCTGGAAGTGCAGCTGCCACGGCCGCGCAACCGGCTGGCGCTGGCGGGCGACGCCGACTACCACCGCTATCGCGGCGCGGTGCTGGATTTCCTGTACCAGAAACACCGCAAAGAGGCAGCCTGA
- the nirB gene encoding nitrite reductase large subunit NirB produces the protein MKKLKLVMVGNGMAGVRTLEELLKLTPELYDITVFGAEPYANYNRILLSPVLTGEQTLPEIMLNDVDWYAEHGITLHLGKEVVDIDRGRRIVRAADGTTAEYDRLLLATGSNPFILPVPGKELDGVVTFRDIHDVNTMIDAATNHQHAVVIGGGLLGLEAANGLAARGMKVTVVHLGEWLLDRQLDRTAAAMLQDTLQERGLTFLLQKQTAELVAGSSGRVASVRFKDGEEVPADLVVMAVGIRPNFSLAEQSGIYCDRGIVVNDFMQTFDPRVYAVGECVSHRGVSYGLVAPLFDMAKVVANHLANFGIARYVPAATSTKLKVTGVDLFSAGNFMGGDGHEEITLSDPVGGIYKKLIVKDDKLVGACLYGDTADGGWYFRLIREGHAIHEMREQLMLGEGAIGDVGHAGQNRAMGMSDDAEVCGCNGVCKGSIVKAIQEKGLFTVDEVKKHTKAASSCGSCTGLVEQILINCVGGAADVKPKSEKAICGCTDLNHGQVRQAIREQHLTSLADTFTALDWRSVDGCSSCRPAINYYLISSWPGEAKDDPQSRFINERVHANIQKDGTYSVIPRMWGGVTNPSELRRIADVADKYDIPMVKVTGGQRIDLLGVKKEDLPKVWADLDMPSGHAYGKSLRTVKTCVGSEFCRFGTQDSTQMGIDLEHDLFGMWSPAKVKLAVSGCPRNCSEAGIKDVGIIGVDSGWELYIGGNGGIKTEVAEFLCKVKTHDEVMVYSGAFLQLYREEAFYLERTVHYLHRVGMEYIKQRVLADEAGRNELYARLKFALTFEQDPWAERTKGGVARHEFEALSIETVTA, from the coding sequence ATGAAGAAGCTCAAATTGGTAATGGTCGGCAACGGCATGGCCGGGGTGCGCACGCTGGAAGAGCTGCTCAAGCTGACCCCGGAGCTGTACGACATCACCGTGTTCGGTGCCGAACCGTACGCCAACTACAACCGCATCCTGCTGTCGCCGGTGCTGACCGGCGAGCAGACGCTGCCGGAAATCATGCTCAACGACGTCGACTGGTACGCCGAGCACGGCATCACCCTGCATCTGGGCAAGGAAGTGGTGGACATCGACCGCGGCCGCCGCATCGTGCGCGCCGCTGACGGCACCACCGCCGAGTACGACCGCCTGCTGCTGGCCACCGGCTCCAATCCTTTCATCCTGCCGGTGCCGGGCAAGGAGCTGGACGGCGTGGTCACCTTCCGTGACATCCACGACGTCAACACCATGATCGACGCCGCGACCAATCATCAGCACGCGGTGGTGATCGGCGGCGGTCTCTTGGGGCTGGAAGCCGCCAACGGCCTGGCCGCACGCGGCATGAAGGTGACCGTGGTGCACCTCGGTGAATGGCTGCTCGACCGCCAGCTGGATCGCACCGCCGCCGCCATGCTGCAGGACACGTTGCAGGAACGCGGCCTGACCTTCCTGCTGCAGAAGCAGACCGCCGAGCTGGTGGCCGGCAGCAGCGGCCGCGTCGCCAGCGTGCGCTTCAAGGACGGCGAGGAAGTGCCGGCCGATCTGGTGGTGATGGCGGTCGGCATCCGCCCCAACTTCAGCCTGGCGGAGCAGAGCGGCATCTACTGCGACCGCGGCATCGTGGTCAACGACTTCATGCAGACCTTCGACCCGCGCGTGTACGCGGTGGGCGAGTGCGTCAGCCACCGCGGCGTCAGCTACGGCCTGGTGGCACCGCTGTTCGACATGGCGAAAGTGGTGGCCAACCACCTGGCCAACTTCGGCATCGCCCGCTACGTGCCGGCGGCCACCAGCACCAAGCTGAAGGTGACTGGGGTGGACCTGTTCTCCGCCGGCAACTTCATGGGCGGCGACGGCCACGAGGAAATCACGCTGTCCGATCCGGTCGGCGGCATCTACAAGAAGCTGATCGTCAAGGACGACAAGCTGGTCGGCGCCTGCCTGTACGGCGACACCGCCGACGGCGGCTGGTACTTCCGCCTGATCCGCGAAGGCCACGCGATCCACGAAATGCGCGAACAGCTGATGCTGGGCGAGGGCGCCATCGGCGACGTCGGCCACGCCGGCCAGAACCGCGCGATGGGCATGAGCGACGATGCCGAAGTGTGCGGCTGCAACGGCGTGTGCAAGGGCAGCATCGTCAAGGCGATCCAGGAAAAGGGCCTGTTCACGGTTGATGAAGTGAAAAAGCACACCAAGGCGGCCAGCTCCTGCGGCTCCTGCACCGGCCTGGTGGAGCAGATCCTGATCAACTGCGTCGGCGGCGCCGCCGACGTGAAGCCGAAATCGGAAAAGGCGATCTGCGGCTGTACCGATCTCAACCACGGCCAGGTACGGCAGGCGATCCGCGAACAGCACCTGACCTCGCTGGCGGACACCTTCACCGCACTGGACTGGCGCTCGGTGGACGGCTGCAGCAGCTGCCGTCCGGCCATCAACTACTACCTGATCTCCAGCTGGCCGGGCGAGGCGAAGGACGATCCGCAGTCGCGCTTCATCAACGAACGCGTGCACGCCAACATCCAGAAGGACGGCACCTACTCGGTGATCCCGCGGATGTGGGGCGGCGTCACCAACCCGTCCGAGCTGCGCCGCATCGCAGATGTCGCCGACAAGTACGACATCCCGATGGTGAAGGTCACCGGCGGCCAGCGTATCGACCTGCTGGGGGTGAAGAAGGAAGACCTGCCGAAGGTGTGGGCCGACCTCGACATGCCGTCCGGCCACGCCTACGGCAAGAGCCTGCGCACGGTGAAAACCTGTGTCGGCAGCGAGTTCTGCCGCTTCGGCACCCAGGATTCGACGCAGATGGGCATCGACCTGGAACACGACCTGTTCGGCATGTGGAGCCCGGCCAAGGTCAAGCTGGCGGTATCCGGCTGCCCGCGCAACTGCTCCGAGGCCGGCATCAAGGACGTGGGCATCATCGGCGTCGACTCCGGCTGGGAGCTGTACATCGGCGGCAACGGCGGCATCAAGACCGAGGTGGCCGAGTTCCTGTGCAAGGTGAAAACGCACGACGAGGTGATGGTGTACAGCGGCGCCTTCCTGCAGCTGTACCGCGAGGAAGCGTTCTATCTGGAACGCACCGTGCACTACCTGCACCGCGTCGGCATGGAGTACATCAAGCAGCGGGTGCTGGCCGACGAGGCTGGCCGCAACGAGCTGTACGCACGGCTGAAGTTCGCGCTGACCTTCGAGCAGGACCCTTGGGCGGAGCGCACCAAGGGCGGCGTCGCCCGCCACGAGTTTGAAGCGTTGAGCATCGAAACGGTCACCGCCTGA